CGGTGCCATGGTCTGCCGCAAGGCACGCGGCAATGCCAAGCACTGGGCCTGCCCGTACCACGGCTGGGTCTACAACAACCAGGGCACGCTGCTGGACGTCAAGGACGAGGCCGGCGGGGCCTATCCGGACGACTGGAGCAAGGCCGACTATGGCCTGACGCCCGTGCCGCACGTGGCCAGCTACCACGGCTTCATCTTCGCCAGCCTGAATGCGGACGTGCCGGACATCAAGACCCACCTGGCCGCGGCCGCGCCGTTCCTGGAGCTGTTCGCCAACCAGTCGGTGGATGGCCTGGAGGTCCTGCGCGGGCACTCGGTCTACACCCACCGCGGCAACTGGAAGATGCAGGCCGAAAACGGCGTCGACGGTTACCACGTCGACATCGTGCACGCATCCTACTTTCGCCTGGCGCAGGAGCGCGCCAAGCAGGCGGCGGCGGCCGGCGGCACCGACAACGTCAAGGCCATCAAGGTCGACCTGCACAACACCCAGAACGGCAATTACGACCTGGGCAACGGCCACGTCATGATCTGGTCGGACGTGCCCAACTTCCGCGACCGGGCGCTGGGCATGCAGTACGACGCCCTGGAAGCCCGTGTCGGCCCGCTGCAGGCCAAGTGGATGGCCGGGCGTTTGCGCCAGGTGCTGATCTACCCCAACGTCATCCTGTTCGACGGCATCTCCACCCAGCTGCGCTCGTGGCGGCCGATCGCGCCGGACGAAACCGAGGTCCACGCCTACTGCGTGGCCCCCAAGGGCGAATCGGTCGAGGCACGCGAGCGGCGCGTGCGCCAGTACGAGGACTTCTACGGTGCCAGCGGCATCGCCACGCCGGATGACCTGACCGAGTTCGACGCCTGCCAGAGCGGCTACGCCGGGCGCAACGCCGAGTGGCAGGACTTCGACCGCGGCATGAAGCGGCGCATCGTGGGCGCCGATGAGCCGGCGCGTGAGCTGGGCTTCCAGCCGCAGGTCAGCGCCAGCCGCTTTGCCGACGAGACGCTCTACCACGGCGAGTACCGCCACTGGCTGAAGCTGATGACCGAAGGCCTGCGCCGCGAGGAGGCCAAGCGCCATGCGGCCTGATCCCGTGCTCAAGGACGCCGTTATCGAACTGCTGCTGGAAGAAGCCGACTGCCTGGATGAGCGCCGCTGGCACGACTGGCTGGCCCTGTACCAGGACGATGCCGTCTATTGGGCGCCGTCCTGGGACGACGACGACGTGCTGATCGACAACCCGAAGGGTGAGATCTCGCTCATCTACTGCGGCAACCGCGACCGCATGGGCGACCGCGTGTGGCGCATCGAGTCCGGGCTGTCCTCATCCCTGCTGCGCCTGCCGCGCACGCGGCATTTCGTCACCAACATCCGTCTGCGCCAGGCGACGGCCGACGAAGTCATTGCCACCGCCAATTTCCAGGTCAACACCTACAAACACGAAGAACAGCGCACCGACATGTTCTTCGGCCATTACCGCTACCGCCTGACACGCGCGGGTGAGGCGCTGCAGATACGCGAGAAATACATCGTGGTCTGCAACGACATCATTCCGCGGCAGATGGATATCTTCAACGTCTGAGCGGCGGCGCTCGGACGGCGGAATGGGCCCGGTCGGCGGATGTCGACCGGGCTTTTTTTGTGTCTTTGACGATGTCCGGATGGCGAAGGGCGACGGCCCGCCGTGCCCGGTCAGGCTGCCGTCAGCATGGCGTCCAGGTCCGCCTGCGGCTCGCCGATCGGCGTCAGGGCAAAGGTGTCCACCAGCACCTGCACCACCGCCGGGGTCAGGAAGGCCGGCAGGCTTGGGCCCAGGCGGATGTTGCGCACGCCAAGGTGCAGCAGCGTCAGCAGCACGGCGACTGCCTTTTGCTCCAGCCAGGACAGCACCAGCGACAGCGGCAGGTCGTTGACGCCGCAGTCGAAGGCATCGGCCAGCGCCAGTGCGATCTGGATGGCCGAGTAGCTGTCGTTGCACTGGCCGACGTCGAGCAGCCGCGGCAGGCCGCCGATGCTGCCGAAATCGTGGTCGTTGAAGCGGAACTTGGCGCAGCCCAGTGTCAGGATGGCGCAGTCCTGCGGCACCTTTTCGGCCAGTTCGGTGTAGTAGTTGCGGCCCGGCTTGGCACCGTCGCAGCCACCGATCAGGAAGAAGTGCTTCAGCGCGCCGGACTTGACCGCGCCGACCACCTGTTCGGCGGCGCCCAGCACGGCGTTGCGGGCAAAGCCGACCGTGATGCTGCGCGGCGCAGCGTCGGTCGCAAAGCCCGGCGTCGCCAGCGCGGCCTCGATCACCGGGCGGAAGTCGCGGCCGGCGATGTGCGGCACCTGCGGCCAGCCGACCGGGCCGCTGGTGAAGATGCGCGCGCGGTAGGCCGGCTGCGGCTCGATCAGGCAATTGGAGGTCATCACGATGGCGCCCGGAAATTCGGCGAACTCCGTGTGCTGGTTCTGCCAGGCGGTGCCGTAGTTGCCGGCCAGGTGCGGGTAGCGCTTCAGGCCCGGGTAGGCGTGCGCCGGCAGCAGCTCGCCGTGGGTGTAGACGTTGATGCCCAGCCCG
This Immundisolibacter cernigliae DNA region includes the following protein-coding sequences:
- a CDS encoding aromatic ring-hydroxylating oxygenase subunit alpha; the protein is MRIQDITWRIVDKPGETFKVHRSLYTDPDLFELEIKHVWEATWIYIGHDSQIPKPHDYLTTVIGRQPVIISRGADGQLRGFINACSHRGAMVCRKARGNAKHWACPYHGWVYNNQGTLLDVKDEAGGAYPDDWSKADYGLTPVPHVASYHGFIFASLNADVPDIKTHLAAAAPFLELFANQSVDGLEVLRGHSVYTHRGNWKMQAENGVDGYHVDIVHASYFRLAQERAKQAAAAGGTDNVKAIKVDLHNTQNGNYDLGNGHVMIWSDVPNFRDRALGMQYDALEARVGPLQAKWMAGRLRQVLIYPNVILFDGISTQLRSWRPIAPDETEVHAYCVAPKGESVEARERRVRQYEDFYGASGIATPDDLTEFDACQSGYAGRNAEWQDFDRGMKRRIVGADEPARELGFQPQVSASRFADETLYHGEYRHWLKLMTEGLRREEAKRHAA
- a CDS encoding aromatic-ring-hydroxylating dioxygenase subunit beta; its protein translation is MRPDPVLKDAVIELLLEEADCLDERRWHDWLALYQDDAVYWAPSWDDDDVLIDNPKGEISLIYCGNRDRMGDRVWRIESGLSSSLLRLPRTRHFVTNIRLRQATADEVIATANFQVNTYKHEEQRTDMFFGHYRYRLTRAGEALQIREKYIVVCNDIIPRQMDIFNV
- the hcp gene encoding hydroxylamine reductase, which codes for MFCYQCEQTTRTRAGDGCANVVGTCGKDAVTADLQDLLIHLVKGVSMYAHRAAELGARDRDVDVFVIESLFTTLTNVNFDPARFETLIGQATAMRERARACYEAVCAKAGQVPEQLAGPAACDPGQAMDQLLQKAREGAITVGLDRVGADVVGLRALVLYGIKGAAAYFEHAHVLDQDDPAIYAQFHRLLNFLAENPTGVDDLLGRALEVGALNYQVMQQLDAAATGRYGHPEPTEVRTTPRAGKAILVSGHDLRYLEQVLEQSAGLGINVYTHGELLPAHAYPGLKRYPHLAGNYGTAWQNQHTEFAEFPGAIVMTSNCLIEPQPAYRARIFTSGPVGWPQVPHIAGRDFRPVIEAALATPGFATDAAPRSITVGFARNAVLGAAEQVVGAVKSGALKHFFLIGGCDGAKPGRNYYTELAEKVPQDCAILTLGCAKFRFNDHDFGSIGGLPRLLDVGQCNDSYSAIQIALALADAFDCGVNDLPLSLVLSWLEQKAVAVLLTLLHLGVRNIRLGPSLPAFLTPAVVQVLVDTFALTPIGEPQADLDAMLTAA